In Bacteroidota bacterium, a single genomic region encodes these proteins:
- a CDS encoding c-type cytochrome has product MIKLKPVRFSLLLICSTIIFNFSGVFAQASVEQGEKIFKQNCTSCHSMGATKVVGPGLKGVMGRVPSEEWLSSWIKNNTALIKSGDAYAKKIYEENNKAAMTSFTNLKDEEIASLIEYIKNPPAPKEATAAAGGAAPAAGGAANSDGMWNYVLIGLAALFLLLIVVLGGIKSTLARLVREKEGLPEPVQLAYVPAAKHWLRTHKKHVAVILLVLTCWGARAAWNGMMGLGVYTGYKPEQPIKFSHKIHAGQNGINCVYCHSGVEKSKVANVPSANVCMNCHKYIKQGPVTGTTEIAKIYAALDYNPETQVYGPNQKPIKWVRVHTLPDLVYFNHSQHVVVGQVACATCHGPVAEMDTIRQFSPLTMGWCVDCHRKTEVQMAGNPYYDKLHAKLAEQYKGEKITVAKMGGIECGKCHY; this is encoded by the coding sequence ATGATAAAATTAAAACCAGTCCGTTTCTCTCTTCTCCTTATTTGTTCCACGATTATTTTCAACTTTTCAGGTGTATTTGCACAAGCCAGCGTGGAGCAAGGCGAAAAAATCTTTAAGCAAAACTGTACTTCCTGTCACAGTATGGGAGCCACAAAAGTTGTTGGCCCCGGACTAAAAGGTGTAATGGGCCGTGTTCCAAGTGAAGAATGGTTGAGTAGCTGGATTAAAAACAACACTGCTCTTATTAAATCCGGAGATGCTTATGCTAAGAAGATTTACGAAGAGAATAATAAGGCTGCAATGACCTCCTTTACTAATTTGAAAGACGAGGAAATTGCCTCCCTTATTGAGTACATTAAAAACCCACCCGCACCAAAAGAAGCAACTGCTGCTGCTGGTGGAGCAGCCCCAGCTGCTGGCGGAGCAGCCAATAGTGACGGGATGTGGAATTATGTTCTTATTGGATTAGCTGCATTGTTTTTATTGTTAATTGTAGTGTTAGGTGGCATAAAATCAACACTTGCAAGATTAGTACGTGAAAAAGAAGGCCTCCCTGAACCGGTTCAATTGGCCTATGTTCCAGCTGCAAAACATTGGTTAAGAACGCACAAAAAACATGTGGCTGTAATCCTTCTTGTGCTTACCTGCTGGGGTGCGCGTGCTGCCTGGAATGGAATGATGGGATTGGGCGTTTATACTGGTTATAAACCGGAACAACCTATTAAATTTTCACATAAAATTCACGCCGGCCAAAATGGTATCAATTGTGTTTACTGTCACTCCGGTGTTGAAAAAAGTAAAGTTGCAAACGTTCCTTCTGCCAACGTTTGTATGAATTGCCACAAATATATTAAACAAGGACCGGTAACTGGAACAACTGAAATTGCAAAAATTTATGCAGCCTTGGATTATAACCCCGAAACACAAGTTTATGGGCCCAATCAAAAACCAATAAAATGGGTACGTGTGCATACCCTTCCTGATTTAGTTTATTTTAACCACTCACAGCACGTGGTTGTTGGACAAGTTGCCTGCGCAACCTGCCATGGACCTGTTGCGGAAATGGATACCATCCGTCAGTTTTCACCCCTCACTATGGGTTGGTGCGTGGATTGTCACCGCAAAACCGAGGTGCAAATGGCCGGTAATCCTTACTACGATAAACTACATGCTAAGTTAGCGGAGCAATACAAGGGTGAGAAAATAACAGTAGCTAAAATGGGTGGAATCGAATGTGGTAAATGTCATTACTAA
- a CDS encoding PKD domain-containing protein, translating to MPNFTRVFLLLTLFVQPIIGSAQMVDFCGTDAKVQEALKRYPHLQKSYTASAMEQEKRDIQNFANGYSSAKTSNAIYIIPVVFHIIHENGPENVSDAQVKDAIRVLNNDFRKWNSDTNLIVPAFQALAADCQILFKLAQIDPNGNCTNGIDRIYSSQTNIGDDGSKLNPWPYQNYYNIWVVKNISPGGIAGYAYYPGTAPPNAEGVIILHNYLGSIGTSSPFSSRVLTHETGHYLDLPHVWGSTNSPGVACGDDGVSDTPITKGWTSCNLNGTLCTSAVLENVQNYMEYSYCTKMFTWGQKSRMVSALNSFDGSRNTLWTNGNLLQTGVDNPVLCSADFTAFPNAGSLCEGESITFKDVSYNGIPTSWSWSFPGGTLVPPSTANDSMPTVQYPSAGTYSVSLSVSNGSSTASTTKSSFVTVNAATAQFVGNSFIEDFETHLVPGDWIVKDLDASGITWQKTSSAQTSGNFSIFLNNNLANLGDADELISPSINIAAIASPYFTFKYAFASRSGSASKLLVFVSPDCGKSWFQRKGISGTALPTAPSTFGTFVPQANEWKQEVVSIANVFSQPNVLIKFKYINEDGNNLFIDDINIISVLGINPNSASTFDFSIGPNPITAQTKMSIVLEKKSMISVDVLTLTGQNIIHMPTEEFGAGMHQIEIGKQTNLPAGVYFVQVLVNGQQFTKKLLVN from the coding sequence ATGCCAAATTTTACCCGTGTTTTTTTGTTGTTGACTTTGTTTGTTCAGCCCATTATCGGTTCTGCGCAAATGGTTGACTTTTGTGGCACCGATGCAAAAGTGCAGGAAGCCTTAAAGCGCTACCCTCATTTGCAAAAAAGCTACACTGCTTCTGCAATGGAACAAGAGAAAAGGGATATACAAAATTTTGCAAACGGCTATTCTTCCGCTAAAACCTCCAATGCCATCTATATCATTCCGGTTGTATTTCATATCATTCATGAAAATGGTCCCGAGAATGTATCGGATGCACAAGTTAAGGATGCTATCCGAGTATTAAATAACGATTTTAGAAAGTGGAATAGCGATACCAACCTTATCGTTCCTGCTTTTCAGGCGCTTGCAGCCGATTGCCAAATTTTATTTAAGCTGGCTCAAATTGACCCAAATGGGAACTGTACCAATGGTATCGACCGCATTTACAGCAGTCAAACCAATATTGGAGACGATGGAAGCAAACTCAATCCTTGGCCATATCAGAATTACTATAATATTTGGGTAGTTAAGAATATTAGTCCCGGCGGTATTGCAGGCTATGCATATTATCCCGGTACTGCACCTCCCAATGCCGAAGGAGTGATTATTCTGCACAATTACCTTGGAAGCATTGGCACCAGTTCTCCCTTTAGCTCCCGTGTACTTACTCATGAAACTGGACATTACTTAGATTTGCCGCATGTTTGGGGAAGTACAAATAGCCCAGGAGTGGCTTGTGGAGACGATGGTGTGAGCGATACACCTATTACAAAAGGATGGACAAGCTGTAACCTCAATGGAACATTGTGCACAAGCGCTGTGCTTGAAAATGTTCAAAACTACATGGAGTACTCTTATTGTACCAAAATGTTTACATGGGGACAAAAATCAAGAATGGTGAGTGCTTTAAATAGCTTTGATGGTTCACGAAACACACTATGGACAAACGGAAATTTGCTGCAAACAGGTGTTGATAATCCGGTTCTTTGCTCCGCAGATTTTACGGCTTTCCCAAATGCAGGCTCACTTTGCGAAGGAGAATCCATAACGTTCAAGGATGTTTCTTACAATGGAATACCTACCTCTTGGAGCTGGTCCTTTCCCGGTGGAACCCTAGTTCCACCAAGTACTGCCAACGATTCAATGCCAACTGTTCAATACCCTTCAGCCGGTACTTACTCGGTATCGTTAAGTGTTTCCAATGGAAGCAGCACTGCAAGCACCACAAAATCAAGCTTTGTAACTGTGAATGCTGCAACAGCACAATTTGTTGGCAATTCATTTATCGAAGATTTTGAAACCCATTTGGTGCCGGGCGATTGGATTGTAAAGGATTTGGACGCTTCAGGAATTACTTGGCAAAAAACAAGTAGTGCTCAAACTTCAGGTAATTTCTCGATTTTTTTAAATAACAACCTCGCTAATTTGGGTGATGCCGATGAATTAATCAGTCCGTCTATAAATATTGCTGCGATTGCAAGCCCCTATTTTACATTCAAATATGCTTTCGCTTCTAGAAGCGGTAGTGCAAGTAAATTATTAGTTTTCGTTTCTCCCGATTGCGGAAAGAGTTGGTTTCAGCGAAAGGGTATAAGTGGTACCGCTCTTCCAACTGCTCCATCCACATTCGGCACATTTGTTCCTCAAGCAAATGAATGGAAACAGGAAGTGGTTAGCATTGCTAATGTATTTAGCCAACCCAATGTGCTTATTAAATTCAAATACATCAACGAGGATGGAAATAATCTTTTTATAGATGACATTAATATCATTAGCGTTCTTGGAATCAATCCCAATTCTGCATCGACTTTTGATTTCAGCATAGGCCCAAATCCTATTACTGCTCAAACTAAAATGTCAATCGTCTTGGAGAAAAAAAGTATGATTAGTGTGGATGTACTTACCTTAACCGGACAAAACATTATTCATATGCCAACTGAAGAATTTGGTGCAGGCATGCATCAAATTGAAATTGGGAAACAAACCAATTTACCTGCTGGAGTTTATTTTGTTCAAGTGCTGGTAAACGGACAACAGTTCACCAAAAAATTGCTTGTAAATTAG
- a CDS encoding T9SS type A sorting domain-containing protein, which translates to MRNFLKSKLVIVGIFMQGAAFAQGFKFCGTDEAQRLVFKEHPELELEYLQREEEAIIRDKREAASNYAEARATNVVRIIPVVFHIIHQYGPENLSDAKIKESIEVMNEDFRKQNPDSGQTIALYKPLMADCEIEFRLATIDPNGNCTNGIERFYSWETNNGGESAKFNQWPQNKYLNIWVVKKMGPSHLSAAAYSYLPGTAPGGGDGIICLYDYVGTNSGNSHTLSHEVGHWLNLKHTWGSGNQPNVACGDDNVSDTPITKGSSLVCNLNLAACNPPTIENVQNFMDYSFCTTMFTSGQKARMNAALLSIVAGRSNLSTSSNLLATGTAAAPTLCAADFVSNNFNNIVCEDGLVSFSDVSYNGTVTSRTWTFPGGTLNPPSQQGDSTITVKYLTAGVYDVGLSATNTISTVNTTKNQYITVLPNVASYNTNSYTESFETALLPNADWEVKSPDGGNFTWQQFSTAGASGAASAFIENYSADSADVDELISPTVNVQNIGSSYLKFKFAFRKKTSADNDALKVFVSSDCGKSWSLRKTITGASLATVATPSTQYFIPTAIQWKQDSASIASVINKTNVRFKFQFISGGGNNIYLDDINLIGTTGINSLVNTSPVFTLYPNPAKETTRLNFYLNAKSAVDIELVDLLGKSIEHLASEKNQLEPGNHQYEINSDKRMAPGVYFVKLQVNSIRSIKKLVIN; encoded by the coding sequence ATGCGTAATTTTTTAAAATCAAAATTAGTAATTGTAGGAATTTTCATGCAGGGTGCAGCATTTGCACAAGGCTTTAAATTTTGCGGCACCGATGAGGCGCAAAGGCTTGTTTTTAAGGAACATCCGGAGTTGGAGCTAGAATATTTACAGCGCGAAGAAGAGGCAATTATCCGTGATAAAAGAGAAGCAGCATCTAATTACGCCGAAGCACGTGCTACTAATGTAGTGCGCATTATTCCTGTAGTTTTTCACATCATTCACCAATACGGTCCCGAAAACCTCTCTGATGCAAAAATTAAGGAATCAATCGAAGTTATGAACGAGGATTTCAGAAAGCAAAATCCTGATTCCGGACAAACTATTGCACTCTATAAGCCATTAATGGCAGACTGCGAAATCGAATTCCGACTTGCAACAATTGATCCCAATGGCAATTGCACCAATGGAATCGAACGTTTTTACTCTTGGGAAACTAACAATGGTGGCGAATCAGCAAAGTTTAACCAATGGCCGCAAAATAAATACCTTAACATTTGGGTAGTAAAAAAAATGGGGCCATCCCACCTCAGTGCTGCAGCGTATTCCTACCTTCCAGGAACAGCACCCGGTGGTGGCGATGGAATTATTTGCCTCTACGATTATGTCGGAACAAATTCAGGAAACTCACATACCTTATCTCATGAAGTAGGACATTGGCTTAACCTAAAACATACCTGGGGTTCCGGAAATCAACCCAATGTTGCCTGCGGTGATGATAATGTTTCGGATACGCCTATTACAAAAGGGTCCTCATTGGTTTGTAACCTAAATTTAGCTGCTTGTAACCCACCTACTATCGAAAACGTACAAAATTTTATGGATTATTCTTTTTGTACAACCATGTTTACAAGTGGTCAGAAGGCACGCATGAATGCTGCGCTATTAAGCATCGTAGCCGGGAGAAGCAATTTGTCAACATCCAGTAATTTATTGGCCACCGGAACCGCAGCCGCTCCAACACTTTGTGCTGCCGATTTTGTTTCCAATAACTTTAATAACATTGTCTGTGAAGATGGTTTGGTTTCCTTTTCTGATGTATCCTACAATGGAACTGTTACTTCCCGTACCTGGACTTTTCCGGGTGGAACCCTTAATCCGCCATCTCAACAGGGCGATTCCACTATTACAGTTAAATATTTAACCGCCGGAGTGTATGATGTTGGCTTAAGTGCTACCAATACAATCAGCACTGTAAACACTACCAAAAATCAATACATTACAGTTTTACCGAATGTTGCCAGCTATAATACCAATTCTTACACGGAGAGTTTCGAAACCGCCCTTCTACCAAATGCCGATTGGGAAGTAAAAAGTCCGGATGGTGGAAATTTTACCTGGCAACAATTTTCTACTGCAGGTGCTTCCGGAGCAGCTTCTGCCTTTATCGAAAATTATAGCGCCGATTCAGCCGATGTGGATGAACTCATTAGCCCAACTGTGAATGTTCAGAATATTGGAAGTTCGTATTTGAAATTTAAATTTGCTTTTAGAAAAAAGACTAGCGCAGATAACGATGCACTCAAAGTTTTTGTTTCTTCCGATTGCGGTAAAAGCTGGAGCTTGCGTAAAACCATAACCGGAGCAAGTTTAGCAACTGTTGCAACTCCCAGCACGCAATATTTTATTCCCACAGCCATTCAGTGGAAACAAGATTCTGCGAGCATAGCCTCTGTAATTAATAAAACAAATGTGCGATTCAAATTTCAATTTATTAGCGGTGGTGGAAACAATATCTATTTAGATGATATTAATTTAATAGGAACTACTGGAATAAACAGTTTGGTGAACACATCTCCAGTATTTACACTATACCCTAATCCTGCAAAAGAAACAACGCGTTTAAATTTTTACCTTAATGCAAAAAGCGCTGTCGATATTGAACTTGTTGATCTGTTAGGTAAATCGATTGAACATTTAGCAAGTGAAAAAAATCAATTAGAACCGGGAAATCATCAGTATGAAATCAATTCCGATAAAAGAATGGCTCCCGGTGTTTATTTTGTGAAACTGCAGGTGAACAGTATCCGCTCCATAAAAAAACTTGTAATTAATTAA